CCAACGCGCTCAGCATGTCCATGTCGACCTCGATGCTCTGGCTGCTGTCCTGGATCACCTACCTGGGCGACCGCAACCTGCTCACGGTCGTCGCCGTGCTGATGACGCTAGCGCTGCTGTGGCGCGGTTCATGGCAGCTCGCGCTCTTCTGCGCCATCGCGACCGGCTTGAACGGCGCGCTCAACTGGCTGTTCAAGCATACGTTTGAACGCGTGCGCCCCGACCACGACCACGGCTACGCCATGGCAACCGGCTGGAGCTTTCCCAGCGGCCACTCGTCCGCGGCGATGGCTGTGTACGGCACGGCCTGCTACCTGATGTGGCGCTTTGCGCCGCCCGGCTGGCGCCTGCCCTGCGTGGCATTCATGGCCGCGCTCATCATGGCCATCGGCCTGAGCCGCATCCTCTTGCAGGTGCATTTCGCCAGCGACGTCGCCGCCGGGTTCGCGGTCAGCCTCGGATGGCTGGTCCTGTGCGTGGCGGCCGTCGAGCGGCTGCACGTCTCAGGCAGGACGGTTCAGCGCGTCCAGTAGGCGCGCCTCGACACCGGCAACGGCGCCCGCCTGCAGCGGCGCGCAGGCGTAGCGCCCGCCCGCGCACGCGATGGCCCGGTCAAGCTGCCGCATCCGGTCGGCGGGCGGCGGGTCCAGGTCGATGATCAGCTTGCCGGCAATGGGCGCCGTGACCTGTCCGTCGCTGAAGCGTTCCAGGGTGCGATCGATCTCGCGTTCCCGGGGCAGGGCCAGCACGATGGTGTCGGACTCGGCCAGCGCTTCGCGCGCCGAGGTCGCCAGCGTCGCGTTGCCGCGGAAATCCTCGCAGCGGTCCGCCTCGATGTCGTAAAGCGTCAATGCAATGTCGGGATCGGCGGCCAGCAGCCGCTGCGCCGCCCGCGTGCCGATCCTGCCCATGCCGACGATGCTGACGCGCGGACTCATGGCTTGGGCACCGACCACGTGCTCACGATATGGGCCACCGGCTCGTCCGAGCCTTCGCCCGTCAGCACGACTTCTCCCGCGGAAAGCCGGCCCACCTTGAGCAGGCGGGCGTGGGCATGGATGGCGCCCGCGGGGCTCTTGCGCAAAAAATTGATGGTCAGGCTGGCCGTGACCGCATGAGCCTGCCCGGTCGCGCCCACGACCGCTGCATACATGG
The DNA window shown above is from Achromobacter spanius and carries:
- a CDS encoding NAD(P)-binding domain-containing protein, giving the protein MSPRVSIVGMGRIGTRAAQRLLAADPDIALTLYDIEADRCEDFRGNATLATSAREALAESDTIVLALPREREIDRTLERFSDGQVTAPIAGKLIIDLDPPPADRMRQLDRAIACAGGRYACAPLQAGAVAGVEARLLDALNRPA
- a CDS encoding phosphatase PAP2 family protein codes for the protein MTDVYAAWAAAHALSLFVALPVVAGGVALLFMRCHGRLSGNGRAALFAATAGVSFAVFLALALAVERRGAVVAFDSALANALSMSMSTSMLWLLSWITYLGDRNLLTVVAVLMTLALLWRGSWQLALFCAIATGLNGALNWLFKHTFERVRPDHDHGYAMATGWSFPSGHSSAAMAVYGTACYLMWRFAPPGWRLPCVAFMAALIMAIGLSRILLQVHFASDVAAGFAVSLGWLVLCVAAVERLHVSGRTVQRVQ
- a CDS encoding PaaI family thioesterase — encoded protein: MTATALAANARPPLISLADFHVLLADQHPFSMLLGIDVLHIGHGTAHAVLPARDTHQRLGGIVAGPMLMGLADLAMYAAVVGATGQAHAVTASLTINFLRKSPAGAIHAHARLLKVGRLSAGEVVLTGEGSDEPVAHIVSTWSVPKP